From the Papaver somniferum cultivar HN1 chromosome 2, ASM357369v1, whole genome shotgun sequence genome, the window ataaaactatatgaaaaccgagttcattcgtaaaaatgaactgcaacaacatcatcttcatcatcttcaacagcagcagcaaacatcatcatcttcaacagcaatAGATCTTCATTTTTAACACGAGCAACAAAcatcaaaatcaagatcttcaacatcaaaatcaagatcttcaacacgagcaacaaatataaatcaccatcaacacaaaAAAACATCAACAATCgagatcttcaacacgagcagcaaacaaaataccatcatcttcgtcttcaacaccagcagaaaacatcaaaaacaatagcaaaaaaatcaaaaaagcatcttcatcttcgtcgttTTCATAACTTTATATGATTCATCGTCTTTATCATCTCTAcaaatcgtcttcatcatctctgcAAATCAAAACCCTTGAAAAAAACACAAATCTTCATCGTTTCTTGCAACAGCAGAAAAGGGAAAAAATGGAGAGGaaagaaactagatctgaaaatatagaaaagagagaaagtaaatctgagaatgatatATTTTCTATTGATTTTTTGTATACAtgtggtcccaaaagggtatttctgccattaCAAAACGACAATTACATCAcattaggaccaaaccataatttctagAACCAAACattaatatatattttaaaaaacgACCAAACAGACGTTGACTAGGACGATACTGATAGGGAAAAatattgtttggtccttttttaggtgggcccatgttagtttagtcctttggtcaaacACTTTTActatttggtccataattatttaaaaatattaaatggacaaaagtaccctttcgtgttaatttctacttattttttcagaaatcacctatataaaccacagttcattccagaaatgaactccatataaaaacctaaaaaatacagagttcattctagaaaataaactccatataaaaacctacaaaaaacagagttcattccagaaatgaactccatacaaaaacctaaaataacatagttcattccagaaatgaactccatacaaaaacctaaaaaaaccagaattcattccagaaatgagctccatataaaaacctaaaaaaaacagagttcattccagaaatgaactccatataaaaacctaaaaaaacagatttcattccagaaatgaactccatataaaaacctaaaaaaacagagttcattccagaaatgaacaccatataaaaacctaaaaaaacagagttcattccagaaatgaacttcatataaaaacctaacttcatcttcttcttcatcattcttcaacaccagcagaaaaacatcaaattcaagatcttcaacacgggcagcaaacatcaaaaaatcaaaaatcggCACCAATAAAACAGACGAAAAAACATATACaaccgtcatcttcatcttcttcatcatcaacaacactCATCTTCGTCGTTTACATCATCagtagagaagaaaaaaatcccaaaggtcatcttcttcaacaacagcagcagatgaGTTCGTTGTAAATCGTTTTCATCATATACAACCGCAGcaacaacaaaataaacatgATTTTCACCTTCAAATCACCATTGttacagcagcaggaagaaaaagaaagaaaagaaagtggAGACGCCATTGTTAGCTTCTAGCAggaagaaaaaacaagaaaaggaaagagaaattctagatctgaaaatataggAGTGAGAAAGTAAATATGAGAATGATTTattctctcttactttttgactatatatatatggtccttatccaaaagggtatttctgtcactacaagatgacatttacatcatccatgacatcaccctaagaccaaactataatttttaggactaaactataatttatattacgaAATAAGAACAAACAGACAATTTACTAGGTCAATtagactagactctctctaatatattatttgtaggaccaattggtatttcttATATACTGATAGGACTCCGGAATTCATCAGACAGACAGAATGAACCGCTAGGAGTCCTAccgaactttttttttaattcagtTCTAAATCAAAAGAATGAGGTGCCTTTGAAGTTTAAACACTGACCAAATACTTAAAAAAAAATGTTGGTCGATACTGACGCGCCAAAAATGCGAACTTTTTGGACGTCGACCCACAAGTCTCCGCGAAGAAGAGTAGACCATTCCAGACATGAGACATTCATCACTCGACCGGATCCAAGTATTGCAGCACCTAAAAGTCTCCGAGTCTGGGTCACTCACTGGATCCAAGGCAGTGAGTGCTCGTCACGGACAAATGAATGGGAGAAAAAAAGTACAAAGAAAGAGAGAATATCCTTATCATCTTTTTGCTCGATGAGAAATCCATAATGGCTTGCTTACGAAGTTCAAATGCAAACaactaagtctaaaaaaaaaaaaaaaaaaaaattaaacgaaAAATGTAATGAACAAACGAAAATATTAAGACATCAATCGAAGCATAGAAATGAGACCCACAAAATATTTGTATTTATTTCGCTCTCAGTTTCTTTCATTCTCTAATACATTATGTTATTTCTCCAAATTGAAACACAAATAGCATACAATTATAATAACTTCCTCAAACAACACGAAAActgatcaagaagaagaagaacatgaagTAGTAGAAGAACCTGAAAATCTAGGTGATGTAAGTGGAAATAGAGATAGTAATTGAGGTTCTGAATCTCTAGGGGTATTTGGAATTGATGGTGATGAGGATGGATGTAAATAGAATCCTTTCTCAGcaatttccttttcttctttatcAACAACTACAGGAGATGATATAGTAGAAGTTGATGCAGACCTATTAAAACTATCCTGATGAAGCAGTGGTGTAACAGGGCTTAAAACAAGCGAAGGAAAATTAAGTATACTTGGTGATAACAATTCTATGTTTTTACTATCCCTTGGAGAAAACCCACTGTTCTGCTTTTGGTTGAAATTTGATCCGGGAGTGAAAGGACTGATCCTGATCGTGTTCTTGAAGCTGTTATTTCTTCTCTCAAATAAATTGAGTCCCTGTTTCTTGGGTTTGTTTTTAATGGGAGGAATTGTGCTCTTCGAAACCGGATCGACGACGGAATTGTGTGATGATTTTGTTGCATGTTTAGACGATCCAGTAAGAAATTGAACTACTTGTTTGAAAGAAGAAGTATCAGCTTGAATGAAAGTTGTACTTGGTGGGTATGAGTTATTGATAGTAATTTTACCATTGTTGATGTGagatgctgctgctgatgatgatgatagttGAAGAAACGGGTTCTGTTTTTCTTCTAGTTTTGCTAAGTTCTCCATTGATCAACACTAGTAGTAAACTTTCTGTTTCTGCAACTTTGTGGACTCGAGAGAGAAAGATGGTTTCTTTGCTTTCTACTTTTTCTTTCCAGAAAGAGGGAATTCATACCAACACAAGTTGACATTTGATTTATTATAATAAGATGCTGCTGGGATGACAATGTCTAGGTTGCCTTCTTCTCTTTCCCACTCTCTATTGTTTACTTTTGAGTTCTTTCAGATCTTTCCTGACAGGGTCATCCTAAAATACAAAATATTAAGGAGTCTGATTGAGTCAAAAGTCGTCAATGTTTGGTTCATTATCCTGGGTGTTGACCTGAAAGACCCTACTAACTACTAACCAAATTTTGAAAGTTCCTGTCAAATATATAACACTTAATTACCTGTAACACGGATTAAGGTAAGAATTCTTATTTCAAAACACAATCAAAGTGCTAGCATTTCTTAAGAAAATTCTTACTCCAAAACAGAATAAAAGTGCTAGTATTCTTAAGAAATAACTAAACCACATTATATCTCGTAAAAAATTGTTGGGGGAGGCAACTTATAAAACTTCAGAGAAATACTAATGGGAAGCACAAAGCAGCTCAAGCTGGAAcctagacaaaaagaaaaaacacagttCACTAGATGTGAAGAAGTGAATACATACTATACAAGCCTCGTTCTCCAAATCCTGTCTTTGCAACCACGAAAAGGGTTTTCCGCGAATAGCACCAAGTAAACTGATTGAAAATAGTCTATTCAAAGTGACCGAGCAAGATTTTTGAACTCATGCAAACAAGATTGCAGTATTTTTTGGCGCTTGTGGAGAGATTGCCTTTCATTCTGAAGGGCGCTGATTGCACTAGGTGCCACAAACATGTCCATGAATTTTTCATCATTCACAGCAAAAAGATCTATCCCAAGCGCAACCACCAACTTGTCCCTGCTGCTCACATTCACcagtgaaaaaaataaataaattagatcAACGAAGAAGAATCAGAAAGCAGCATGCTCATGATTTGCTTTTGGAAAAATTTAATGGATCAGATAAGAGATGAGCTTACCAAGGAGTTAGGAATCCAGAGTTCAGTGTTGACGGTACACTTCTCTCAATAAGAACTTCACGTATGCGAGAGAAATATTGTGCAGCAGTAGAACAGATGTCAGAATAAGCTGAGCCTGATCTAGAGCCAATGTCACTGTTTCCAAATAAATTCTCGGGACCATTATGGAGTCGGCGGTGATCCAAATTCCTGCTGTTGGCCACCATTCTTGCGTGCCGCTTCTTTGCTCCAAGTTCATTGCTGTTTACTTGCTCTTTCTTCTTACCTACTCCAAAAACTAAATCACATGGTTGATCAGGAGATGGAGTCTCAGGTACTGTCAGCTGGCTTTCACGAAGAGCGTCTTTAGCGGTTGTACTCTTCCCTGGAGTGGTCTGCTGAGCATTTCTTTCAGGaggaatattttcttcatctcccaTTATTTCATCTTGATCAGTTGTCTTACCATCAGATAACTCAATGCAAAATGGAGATACTTGCGCTTGATTGAATCTGTAGATGGATGACCCACCTTGGACATAACTTCCTAATAAGTCGCGTTCATAGCAGACCTGGGAGTATGGGCTTGTAACTGAATCAAGATGATGCCTTATTAGTTGCTTGCACTGGTTCGCGAGATCCTTCACGAAGCAATTGTACGAATGCCTTAAAGCACCATGAAAGCCTACATAACCATCCATATCACCATTGCTTCTTGTATCTGTTTCCATCAAGAGTAAGATGAACTATTAACACATGGTTTGTAAATATTCGTTGATTCAATTATTCAACAAATGCGTAAATACAGTAGGAGAAGGAAAACAAGAACTGAAAAGGAGCTGCTTACAGTCCGAAGAATCACGACTGTGATTGCGTTCAACAGCAAGATCAAAAAGATTTCTTAAAACATGTGCAAGCCGATCACAAGCAGTATCCAAAAGGGGCGCGATCCAAGACCTAGCAGCAGCACGTGCTATCTCTGCAGCCGCTTCTGTTACTCTCCCACCTCCACCACGGCCAGCATGGGCAAGTAATATATTAGCAACCTGTTCAAAGTAGTTAGATAAGTTTTCCCTTTAACCCAAGAGAAGATGCTAATAACTTCAGTAGTGGAGTAGGTAAGTAAAAGTAAAACTACCTTTTCCCTGGACACTGGTGGGCACTTAATTGAATAAGTAGCACAGCGAAATTCATGCATCACCCTCTCAAATGCTGCTCCTCCATAAAGCTTAAGGGTAGAATTTGGAGGTTTAACCTCGGCACTAACCCCAGGCCAACTGCCAATACCACTCTCCGACTGCTCCTCGGCAGTTGTTTTACCCCATTGCTCTGGGGATGGATCTGCTGCTCCATCAATCAATGCCCCCTTTGTTCATTAACAAGAAACAAATTCTTCTTAATGGTGTTTTTATATGCATTGTGATTAGCAATAGAATAAGAAGGAGaaacaattaaacaaaaataGGTTTTAAAAAATGAGAAGCATCAAAATTCGTTACCACGTGAGTACTTATAGATGCTGCGTGCATCATTGCAGACCTCCGAAGATAGGCAACATTAGAAGTAGCCCTTATCTTGGACTCTATTCTAGCCAAATCGGTGGTTACTTCATCACAACGCTGTTCCAGCAAAGCTAGGGTTGCTGGTGCAGATTCTCTGTACCTCTTTTGAAGCTCAGATTCTAAGTATTCTTTTAAACAGCCAAAACCAATGAACGGCTTAAACTTTTCTTCATCAAATCCTCCGTTAACACCCTCACGCAGATGACGAAGAATTTCTGAATCGACCTGACCAATTTGTCTGCGGAACTCCTCATTAGAAACAGTTCCCCTGTCCTTGGGCAGAGCCACAAAGTATGGATGTACACTATCACCGAGATAACCACTAGTACTCAAATATCGATCCACTTCCCACCTATCAGTAAACTCCTGCACATTTCATTACCGAGAAAAATAGCCTCTTAGACTTGTTAGTGATATCATTATTTCTTGTGTCAGTAGTCATGAATTCCACAAATAAGTATACCTTAAGCCTATTATCAAATTTGGAGACGACCACAATGGTCCTTTTAAATGTTGGGTCGATTTCCCGGACAGCATCCAACCAGAGTGATGAACACCATTCAACACTGCTttgttgaagaaatacaagaaggcgATGAGGAGGGCTTGCTAAAGATTTCACCATTGACAGGATTTCATCAGGTGTATTTTCTGGTTCACCCTTCTTTGCCTGCATATTGCAGTAACAGCTTCATATCTTACGTTGACAATGATAACCACGATGAAAACAGTATAACACTCATTAATCATGAATAAGAAGTTGCAAAAACCCACCTTAAGAATGAAACCTGGAGTGTCAATAATAGTGAGATTGGGACAATGTGCATACTCAGCTCTCATGACAATCGGCTTAGCAGAAACTGTGGTTTTAGTCTTCTTGAGAAGCGCATCAGTCCTGGATTTGATTAAATCAGCAATTGTAGATGCTGACAAAACTGGACTTCCATATTCTTCAGAATCCTCTTCCTGTATTCCCTCGCCACAGCACAGTGGCGACAAAATTAAAACCATAGCTTGTGCAGTATAAGACAATTGGAATTACACCAAACAAACCCTAACAGTTTAAATTGACCTTTGTCATTAACAACAAATGAAAACCTAGATTGAAATACAAACTCTAAAGTTAAATAAATGGGAAAATAGttaacaaaaccctaaaatcccagATTAAGGACGAACCTGAAACCTGCATCGAGGCTCCAAGGCAGTCTGATCGtgaaccatttgaagaatgaGAGGTCTACGAGTACCCATTTCGACTTCACGAACATTGAATCGAAAACCAAGAAGAGCTTCAAGGAGAGAACTCTTGCCATCAGATTGGCCTCCAACGGCAACGATTTCAGGTATGGGGAGTTTCTCACCAAAAGCAACAGCAGCCGCTTGTAAACGATTGTAAGCTTCGAATCTGGATTTAGATTCGGATGTTGTTGTGGTGGAAGAATCCATGGAGTTAGGGTTGCGAGTCCTTCTAGAAATGGAAGGAGAAACTGAAACTGATCTaggatttggggtttttgtaggTGTTGTTGGATGAGCATTTGAGCTTCCCATTGACGATGGAAATgtggagaaagagagagagaagagagagaggGGAGggaatttgaaattttgaatttgagtCCGATTAGTTCGAGTCTTCGGACTTTGGGAGTTTGGATGGACAACGAGAAGGACGTTAACGAAGAAATGGAATGAGATGTTGGATATGGATACTGATAAAGGTCCATTAAGGCCAAGTATTACGGGGATGCAAgtggcgaagtgaagcatatatgacgcatgagtaactagagtgagcttaaggagTTGGCCTCGATGATTGAAGCACAGGGATTGTCCGTGCATTAGCTTAGAGTGATAAGCATGCAGGGCCAAGCGAGGCAGAATTCAGTAAAGCATAACAGTGGTGCAATACGGTTACAAGTTGGTTACGGGCCAcacaagcatgccaatgacgCAAAACGAATTAGGATGGTTATAAAGTGAGTTTATAACcatgtggaaggttcataaccaccaagaacaggTGTGGCACCAGTTGgtgtgacaacacaaaaggtggcagttagttggcggttatggaaaccACTTTTGGGACACATGGTTGATTCATGCAGGTGCAAGTGGTTGCGCAGAGTTTTGGCCTGATCCTAGCATGTATTAATAGCTTAGGAATCAATAATGTTAGTGTTGTTCGATTGAGAGGAAAAATACTAATGTAGAgagtgttttaggcattcaccaagagggtgaatggcctatttggtccatgtgatggactgttttgtataatcttccttaatgcaatgaaatgggtttattgtgttagttctttgtgttcattatgttgtTGATCTTGTGTGAGAAGTGTTGAAGtgcatggcagaacctcttatgcttatgggggcatgaagagttggagagaaagaagatgaagacttcCGTTGTGCAAAGCCTTTAGAGTGAAGGCGGATGCATattttgatgcaagtatgcaaggctgagtactTGTGGGTGATGTTGAGTCACTGAACCATAGAGTATTTCCGGTcgtgtcccatgaaaattttaggcgattaaatgggcgtgtGACAGCAGGTATCAGAGCTGTGTTAGGGGACACGGTTGctaatttttctctcttttactcatGTTGGTatcatttgtttgtcaaattcagtggtgaattgtttgggtttcgctagtatggagactagaagaagttggtcttgtgtggatagatcaattggaatgaactttgaagcTTGAAGTAGCAACATGCCATGAAAGCttatgacaaaggtgtcaaaattccaGCCCAAAGTATTAGACGAACATGCGAGGATCATTGAaaaccgggttttcaagtgattgcatgacaaaactaaggagtatgttgacttctatggtgcaagtcaggtgttaaagaccatgtttctcacaagtatgcaAAGATTAGGCATTTGGAATGCATATCTTTGTGATGTTATCAGTAGCGAATACATTACAAGTTGTTATGGGAATTTTAGGGGAAATTTCTGAATACAAAGAAGTTATTGGCCTTTGCAGTGGCAAAGAAGATGGAGAACCTTTTCTATGCGATAGAATTGAAGGTGTCTCATTGTATCCAGTTGGTTGGAAGATTATGGTTATCTCTCttgaatgcatgtaccttggtggtagTGCAAAGTCTGGTTGCAAACCAGCATGTTTGTGGCAATGTGATGCCATGAAGGAAGAATTGGATGGCcaattcttatctagcataaagcttatTGAAAGACTGACAAAAGAAGCGCAAGTTAGGGGaaaaccgatacaccacggtcttctgtttgcaaagagttcttcgttgatgctagatgCACACAAGCAGTGTGcttgcacctggtttatgagtggGGTCAATATGCTTGTacaagggtgtccaaagacctgcatttgatcataaccacaagcgGATGTTCTTGTCAACTACAAATCAGTACTGCTACCAAGCtgattttggagaagaagaaagacaagAGTTTCCAATTGTGCATGGgcagtaaaaatgagttccaagtttgaagaagaatgcggTATTCTTGCTTTATTGAACGTAGGCAGTGgcgcctcatttgcaaggattatgtcctTGTTAAAAAAGTCCAAAGCGTTTATCCGCATAAGTCATTGAGTGATATGAATTTActgagctctatggtgatgctcagaatcaccaagttaagtctgttccagttgtgcaaaggtgcacaagtttgtgtcaagatttgaGTGCTAATTGGCATAGAATGTATGCAACAGTAGCATGCACCGAATGAGATTTGGGCATGTCCAAGATGCATGATGCGATTGGAGATGCAAGTTAGGCAAATCATAGATGCATGGAAAAAGAATgacaaagtagtggtgatgcataaagatggcatgtggccattattgaagaaatcttcatgaaagctaaagaAACTTGATAGCAtcagtttgaaggagtattcaactaagtaTCAATTATATTATGCTTCGTTATAGGAGTTGCATAAGAATGTTGATAGTTGGAAGAGTGCATGTGGAAAAGTGAGTTTCTACATTGGGGACAGTAGGTGTTGTCTCTCTTCCTTTGTTGCTTAGAAGCGAAGttgaagtcagtattgcaaggcttgttaggtattacaagttgcaatcagttggcgcAAGTATTttctcaagtttgagtatactttcagttgggtcgagtggaccttggtgttggaatgaagtctctctatgtaaggtagtagtgaatgagggtatttgagaTGAAAGCCTTGCCTCTTTCATTCAAAGTAAATCTAGTTCgcgtggaagatgctacatagcatattaagccaaaatatgcaatagaagacgctgaaagtgaaaAGAAGCAAATATGGGAGTTGGTGGCACAGTCGAGTTTGTTGTTGGGAGTTATGTGGAAGTGTGAAGGCATTTGGCAGCGAATGCATGGAGTAACGCAGCAAGAATGAAaatgtaagtccatcaagtatatgagttaagagtaactcattgtTTGGAAGAACGTGATGTTGTTTTTTCGTCACATTAAAGCGTAGCCGTTTGAAAGAGAAAGTGATGCTTAAATTgctggtttcaaaggcgcgtgaagaggatgCCTGGCCCAAAGAGCCGTTGTGATGTCAcgggtatcctaagtcatgactataAAAAATTCATGCATTTCAATCATAATGTTGCAACAGTGCATGCAAATAACAACAAGGTGCGGGTTCTTTGGAATACAGATGATGTAAGTCCAAGAAGGTAAAGTTTGcaatatgatttggaggccaaatctagtgAAAGTCCTAAAGTTTGCAAAGTGCAGCAAAGGCTATAGATTGTGGAGCATACCAAGAGCGGTATGGAGTCATAGAgtgcataccttaaggcatggcatgtttggcgtaggcgcatatgattgaagaatgagGCCAAGTCTTGTATAAGTCCTGTTACGTTGAGTGGTGCAACTAAAGTCGGAAAATGAAGGCATAAGACAATGGCAATGATCAGTGCGATCAATTAGGAAGAATCATTGCTTGCGTACACTTAGGCGCAAATGATTCATGCGAAGTTCAAGCATAATTCAGGGAATTGGCAAGAAGAATTTCCAAGTTGCATTTGGGTGTTGATATGCGATTGTAGTTGAAGTTGGAGCGTAGGACAACGTGACACCAACAATACAAGTCAGTAGGATCAACGTCAAGGCAGTAAGCTAAGTGATGGCATATGGTACTAGGCAGAAAGAGTTGGCAAGAATGAAGGCCAAACAAGTTTGCTGAATTCTGAGAGTAGCTCAGAAGTGTACAAGGCCGGAGAAcaagtatattgagtatacttggttgcgttcaacgaggacgttgaaaatattaggtgggggaggtctattaCAGGGATGCAAGTAACGCATAATAattacgcgttacagagttgTAGGCCGAGTCAGTGTGCAGCCAGGATGGCGCGACACtgcgtagactgtcaagtgctaagaatggcataaccccgcAGGGACAATGAAGTGCAAGGGTAGCACTACATTGTAAatgcatttggctaagtaatgaagatATTggacgacacaatgaagcttcattaagtaAAAGGCAAGACAAATCCAcagttgcaagatgcaacatgcaacatgcaacatgcgagTTGGCATGTTGGCAAGTGGCATGTTGGAATGTTCGTGGAATTGAGTATgcccaaactcaaggacgatGCAAGCACGTTGAACAGACTCAGTATTAGTCTATGGCATTAATTCAAGGCTGGCGAAATcttgaacaatgcaaacaagttggtaatgcaagagttgcattgctattgtcaaggtaattggcgaagtgaagcatatatgacgcatgagtaactagagtgagcttaaggagTTGGCCTCGATGATTGAAGCACAAGGATTTTCCATGCATTAGCTTAGAGTGATAAGCATACAGGTCCAAGATGGCTGAGCTTTGGAGCGAGGCAGAATTTAGTAAAGCACAACAATGGTGCAATATGTTTCAAGTGAC encodes:
- the LOC113353813 gene encoding VQ motif-containing protein 4-like; its protein translation is MENLAKLEEKQNPFLQLSSSSAAASHINNGKITINNSYPPSTTFIQADTSSFKQVVQFLTGSSKHATKSSHNSVVDPVSKSTIPPIKNKPKKQGLNLFERRNNSFKNTIRISPFTPGSNFNQKQNSGFSPRDSKNIELLSPSILNFPSLVLSPVTPLLHQDSFNRSASTSTISSPVVVDKEEKEIAEKGFYLHPSSSPSIPNTPRDSEPQLLSLFPLTSPRFSGSSTTSCSSSS
- the LOC113348811 gene encoding dynamin-related protein 5A-like — encoded protein: MGSSNAHPTTPTKTPNPRSVSVSPSISRRTRNPNSMDSSTTTTSESKSRFEAYNRLQAAAVAFGEKLPIPEIVAVGGQSDGKSSLLEALLGFRFNVREVEMGTRRPLILQMVHDQTALEPRCRFQEEDSEEYGSPVLSASTIADLIKSRTDALLKKTKTTVSAKPIVMRAEYAHCPNLTIIDTPGFILKAKKGEPENTPDEILSMVKSLASPPHRLLVFLQQSSVEWCSSLWLDAVREIDPTFKRTIVVVSKFDNRLKEFTDRWEVDRYLSTSGYLGDSVHPYFVALPKDRGTVSNEEFRRQIGQVDSEILRHLREGVNGGFDEEKFKPFIGFGCLKEYLESELQKRYRESAPATLALLEQRCDEVTTDLARIESKIRATSNVAYLRRSAMMHAASISTHVGALIDGAADPSPEQWGKTTAEEQSESGIGSWPGVSAEVKPPNSTLKLYGGAAFERVMHEFRCATYSIKCPPVSREKVANILLAHAGRGGGGRVTEAAAEIARAAARSWIAPLLDTACDRLAHVLRNLFDLAVERNHSRDSSDYTRSNGDMDGYVGFHGALRHSYNCFVKDLANQCKQLIRHHLDSVTSPYSQVCYERDLLGSYVQGGSSIYRFNQAQVSPFCIELSDGKTTDQDEIMGDEENIPPERNAQQTTPGKSTTAKDALRESQLTVPETPSPDQPCDLVFGVGKKKEQVNSNELGAKKRHARMVANSRNLDHRRLHNGPENLFGNSDIGSRSGSAYSDICSTAAQYFSRIREVLIERSVPSTLNSGFLTPCRDKLVVALGIDLFAVNDEKFMDMFVAPSAISALQNERQSLHKRQKILQSCLHEFKNLARSL